A portion of the Suricata suricatta isolate VVHF042 chromosome 11, meerkat_22Aug2017_6uvM2_HiC, whole genome shotgun sequence genome contains these proteins:
- the CXCR5 gene encoding C-X-C chemokine receptor type 5, with the protein MNYPLTLDVDLINYNLEDVYKELGNYSDSTESPTVENHVCSTVEGPLLTSFKAVFMPAAYGLIFLLGMMGNVLVLVVLERHRQTRSSTETFLFHLAVADLLLVFILPFAVIEGSVGWLLGSFLCKTVIALHKVNFYCSSLLLACIAVDRYLAIVHAVHAYRRRRLLSIHITCTAIWLAGLLFALPEILFAKVSQPHNNGSLPRCTFSQESLAGAHAWFTSRFLYHIGGFLLPLLVMAWCYAGVVHRLRQAQRRPQRQKAVRVAILVTSVFFLCWSPYHIVIFLDTLARLKTLGSGCALNGYLSVAITMSEFLGLAHCCLNPMLYTFAGIKFRSDLSRLLTKLGCAGPASLCQFFPSWRKSSLSESENATSLTTF; encoded by the coding sequence TACAAGGAACTGGGCAACTACAGCGACAGCACGGAGAGTCCCACAGTGGAAAACCACGTCTGCTCCACCGTGGAGGGGCCCCTCCTGACCTCCTTCAAGGCCGTGTTCATGCCAGCGGCCTACGGCCTCATCTTCCTCCTGGGCATGATGGGCAACGTCCTGGTGCTGGTGGTCCTGGAGCGGCACCGGCAGACGCGGAGCTCCACCGAGACCTTCCTGTTCCACCTGGCCGTGGCCGACCTCCTGCTGGTCTTCATCCTGCCCTTCGCCGTGATCGAGGGCTCGGTGGGCTGGCTCCTGGGCTCTTTCCTCTGCAAAACCGTGATCGCCCTGCACAAGGTCAACTTCTACTGCAGCAGCCTGCTCCTGGCCTGCATCGCCGTGGACCGCTACCTGGCCATCGTCCACGCCGTCCACGCCtaccgccgccgccgcctgctCTCCATCCACATCACCTGCACCGCCATCTGGCTGGCGGGCCTCCTCTTCGCCCTGCCGGAGATCCTCTTCGCCAAAGTGAGCCAGCCCCATAACAACGGCTCCCTGCCCCGCTGCACCTTCTCCCAGGAGAGCCTCGCCGGAGCCCACGCCTGGTTCACCTCCCGCTTCCTCTACCACATCGGCGGGTTCCTGCTGCCCTTGCTGGTGATGGCCTGGTGCTACGCAGGCGTGGTGCACAGGCTGCGCCAGGCCCAGCGGCGCCCCCAGAGGCAGAAGGCAGTCAGGGTGGCCATCCTGGTGACGAGCGTCTTCTTCCTCTGTTGGTCACCCTACCACATCGTCATCTTCCTGGACACCCTGGCGAGGCTGAAGACCTTGGGCAGCGGCTGTGCGCTGAACGGCTACCTCTCCGTGGCCATCACCATGAGTGAGTTCCTGGGCCTGGCCCACTGCTGCCTCAACCCCATGCTCTACACGTTCGCGGGCATCAAGTTCCGCAGTGACCTGTCGCGCCTGCTGACCAAGCTGGGCTGTGccggccctgcctccctctgccagTTCTTCCCTAGCTGGCGCAAGAGCAGCCTCTCCGAGTCGGAGAATGCCACCTCCCTCACCACCTTCTAG